One window from the genome of Nicotiana tomentosiformis chromosome 5, ASM39032v3, whole genome shotgun sequence encodes:
- the LOC138892645 gene encoding uncharacterized protein, translating to MRNYELFSMKESEPIQEMMTMFTIITNELESLGKVFISEELVSKVLRILPASWESKVATIQEAKELDNISLDELIGNLKTHEMRKMELRKEEPKRDKALVLKASEEDESDNDELGLAMFIKFKKFMKNSTNTCNRENSGKPKQIDKALYDGCYKCNKLDHMIKDCPMWKIE from the coding sequence ATGAGAAATTATGAGCTCTTCTCTATGAAGGAGTCTGAACCCATTCAGGAGATGATGACTATGTTCACTATAATCACAAATGAACTAGAGTCACTTGGAAAGGTATTCATTTCTGAAGAATTGGTTAGCAAGGTTCTAAGGATTCTTCCAGCTTCATGGGAATCAAAAGTCGCAACCATCCAGGAAGCAAAGGAGTTGGATAATATTTCACTGGACGAGTTGATTGGAAACTTGAAGACTCATGAGATGAGAAAGATGGAACTACGTAAGGAGGAACCAAAGAGGGATAAGGCCTTGGTTCTTAAGGCATCCGAAGAAGATGAGTCTGACAATGATGAACTCGGCCTAGCAATGTTCATTAAGTTCAAAAAGTTCATGAAAAATTCCACAAATACATGTAACAGAGAAAATAGTGGCAAACCTAAGCAGATTGACAAAGCTTTATACGATGGGTGCTACAAATGCAACAAGCTAGACCACATGATCAAAGACTGCCCAATGTGGAAAATTgaatag
- the LOC138892644 gene encoding uncharacterized protein translates to MVRPILKKTPYELLRGRKPNITHLRAFGCKYFVHINGKEALGKFYDRSDEGVFLGYSPHSKAYKVFNKRTMRIEENVHVIFDDSNNMAEKGTSREPKQQFEGRLGNPEGNESDQEEQEEERTTPIETQTGEATTTDPGPLGHSLLEPSLGMQNGSYKNDNCFCCTHGIHSVLDGCEECILEWLPEGGCIKQTPIGTMIYQQKYIKELLKKFNMDSSKSIGTPISITTKLDLDEEGKNVEQKLYRGMIGPLLYLTTSILDIMFRFHVDRKSTSGTTHFLGSCLVCWGTKKQKLVALSTTEAEYVAATS, encoded by the exons ATGGTCAGACCTATTCTtaagaagactccctatgagttacttcgagGAAGAAAGCCCAACATCACTCACCTAAGAGCCTTTGGGTGCAAATATTTTGTGCACATCAATGGCAAAGAAGCTCTAGGTAAGTTTTAtgacagaagtgatgagggagtttTCCTTGGCTACTCACcacatagtaaagcttacaaAGTATTTAATAAAAGAACTATGCGTATTGAAGAAAATGTTCATGTTATTTTTGATGACTCTAACAATATGGCTGAGAAAG GAACTTCTAGAGAACCTAAACAACAATTTGAAGGGAGATTAGGGAATCCTGAGGGAAATGAGAGTGATCAAGAAGAACAGGAAGAAGAGAGAACCACACCGATTGAAACTCAGACAGGTGAAGCTACAACTACTGACCCTGGTCCTTTGGGTCACTCCTTGCTTGAACCCTCTCTGGGTATGCAA AATGGAAGCTATAAGAATGATAATTGCTTTTGCTGCACACATGGAATTCACTCTGTATTAGATGGATGTGAAGAGTGCATTCTTGAATGGTTACCTGAAGGGGGATGT ATCAAACAAACACCTATTGGAACCATGATCTATCAGCAAAAATACATCAAAGAACTGTTGAAAAAATTCAACATGGACTCTTCTAAGTCAATTGGCACTCCTATTTCCATTACAACAAAGCTGGATCTTGATGAAGAAGGGAAAAATGTGGAACAAAAGTtgtatagaggaatgattggaCCACTGCTGTATCTCACAACAAGCATTCTTGATATTATGTTCA GGTTTCATGTTGACAGGAAAAGCACTTCAGGAACAACACATTTTCTTGGTTCTTGCCTGGTCTGTTGGGGAACAAAGAAGCAAAAATTAGTGGCTCTATCTACAACTGAAGCAGAATATGTGGCAGCAACATCTTGA
- the LOC104087810 gene encoding uncharacterized protein isoform X1 translates to MASADQKQNIVSALSNHLSTLSLNPNSDKDIKSLCTDILNSSQKDKELVKWVEFASNFPADSGASFKALSELNEDLSKKSVILGNGFKISAADIVVFASVYSFMISLSNSDRNKLPYLLRWMDYIQIKGDVGDKFQTIFLEKVQFEPPASKSLKKVEVESNIKNTESETKKASSSDADSTKNSSGALKKKAAADNQTSAEKKKLPEKVDEKDKDISVSLLKLQIGHIKKAWKHPSADSLLVEEIDVGEAKCRQVVSGLAKFCSPEQLANRLVVLVTNMKPSKLRDVASEGMVLCASNEDHTVVEPLIAPEGAKVGECILFSGHDGKPEDVLNPKKKQFDKIAVNLFTDDKGIATFKGIPFMTSAGPCTSSIPRASIK, encoded by the exons ATGGCATCTGCAGATCAGAAGCAAAACATTGTTTCAGCTCTAAGCAATCACCTCTCCACCCTGTCATTAAACCCA AATTCGGATAAAGACATTAAAAGCTTGTGTACAGACATTTTAAATTCTTCCCAAAAAGATAAAGAG TTAGTGAAATGGGTGGAGTTTGCCAGTAACTTCCCTGCTGATTCTGGGGCAAGCTTTAAAGCTCTAAGTGAGTTGAATGAGGATTTGAGTAAAAAGTCTGTTATTTTGGGCAATGGGTTCAAGATTTCAGCAGCTGATATAGTTGTTTTTGCATCGGTGTATTCATTCATG ATCAGTCTTTCAAACTCTGATAGAAACAAATTGCCATACTTGCTTAGATGGATGGACTATATCCAG ATTAAAGGTGATGTTGGAGATAAATTCCAAACTATTTTTCTGGAGAAGGTCCAATTTGAGCCACCT GCATCTAAAAGTTTGAAGAAGGTAGAAGTGGAGTCAAATATAAAAAATACTGAGTCGGAGACCAAAAAGGCTAGTAGCTCAGATGCAGACTCAACAAAGAACAGTAGTGGTGCG CTGAAGAAGAAAGCTGCTGCAGATAATCAAACTTCTGCTGAAAAGAAGAAGTTGCCTGAAAAGGTAGATGAGAAAGATAAAGATATCAGTGTTAGTTTGCTCAAATTACAAATTGGCCACATTAAAAAAGCATGGAAACATCCATCAGCTGATAG CTTACTGGTTGAGGAGATAGATGTTGGAGAAGCAAAATGTCGTCAAGTGGTTAGCGGCCTGGCAAAGTTTTGCAGTCCGGAGCAGTTGGCT AATCGCCTTGTGGTACTCGTGACAAACATGAAACCATCGAAACTAAGGGATGTAGCATCAGAGGGAATG GTATTATGTGCTTCTAATGAAGATCATACTGTGGTGGAGCCTTTGATAGCACCAGAAGGTGCCAAAGTTGGGGAGTGCATCTTATTTTCTGG GCATGATGGGAAACCAGAAGATGTTCTGAATCCCAAAAAGAAACAATTTGATAAAATTGCCGTG AACCTTTTCACTGATGATAAAGGAATTGCCACATTCAAAGGAATCCCATTCATGACATCTGCTGGACCATG
- the LOC104087810 gene encoding uncharacterized protein isoform X2, with the protein MASADQKQNIVSALSNHLSTLSLNPNSDKDIKSLCTDILNSSQKDKELVKWVEFASNFPADSGASFKALSELNEDLSKKSVILGNGFKISAADIVVFASVYSFMISLSNSDRNKLPYLLRWMDYIQIKGDVGDKFQTIFLEKVQFEPPASKSLKKVEVESNIKNTESETKKASSSDADSTKNSSGAKKAAADNQTSAEKKKLPEKVDEKDKDISVSLLKLQIGHIKKAWKHPSADSLLVEEIDVGEAKCRQVVSGLAKFCSPEQLANRLVVLVTNMKPSKLRDVASEGMVLCASNEDHTVVEPLIAPEGAKVGECILFSGHDGKPEDVLNPKKKQFDKIAVNLFTDDKGIATFKGIPFMTSAGPCTSSIPRASIK; encoded by the exons ATGGCATCTGCAGATCAGAAGCAAAACATTGTTTCAGCTCTAAGCAATCACCTCTCCACCCTGTCATTAAACCCA AATTCGGATAAAGACATTAAAAGCTTGTGTACAGACATTTTAAATTCTTCCCAAAAAGATAAAGAG TTAGTGAAATGGGTGGAGTTTGCCAGTAACTTCCCTGCTGATTCTGGGGCAAGCTTTAAAGCTCTAAGTGAGTTGAATGAGGATTTGAGTAAAAAGTCTGTTATTTTGGGCAATGGGTTCAAGATTTCAGCAGCTGATATAGTTGTTTTTGCATCGGTGTATTCATTCATG ATCAGTCTTTCAAACTCTGATAGAAACAAATTGCCATACTTGCTTAGATGGATGGACTATATCCAG ATTAAAGGTGATGTTGGAGATAAATTCCAAACTATTTTTCTGGAGAAGGTCCAATTTGAGCCACCT GCATCTAAAAGTTTGAAGAAGGTAGAAGTGGAGTCAAATATAAAAAATACTGAGTCGGAGACCAAAAAGGCTAGTAGCTCAGATGCAGACTCAACAAAGAACAGTAGTGGTGCG AAGAAAGCTGCTGCAGATAATCAAACTTCTGCTGAAAAGAAGAAGTTGCCTGAAAAGGTAGATGAGAAAGATAAAGATATCAGTGTTAGTTTGCTCAAATTACAAATTGGCCACATTAAAAAAGCATGGAAACATCCATCAGCTGATAG CTTACTGGTTGAGGAGATAGATGTTGGAGAAGCAAAATGTCGTCAAGTGGTTAGCGGCCTGGCAAAGTTTTGCAGTCCGGAGCAGTTGGCT AATCGCCTTGTGGTACTCGTGACAAACATGAAACCATCGAAACTAAGGGATGTAGCATCAGAGGGAATG GTATTATGTGCTTCTAATGAAGATCATACTGTGGTGGAGCCTTTGATAGCACCAGAAGGTGCCAAAGTTGGGGAGTGCATCTTATTTTCTGG GCATGATGGGAAACCAGAAGATGTTCTGAATCCCAAAAAGAAACAATTTGATAAAATTGCCGTG AACCTTTTCACTGATGATAAAGGAATTGCCACATTCAAAGGAATCCCATTCATGACATCTGCTGGACCATG
- the LOC138892646 gene encoding uncharacterized protein, which translates to MSASLGINEGQSTTRPPLFNIKYYSWWKERMENFLTAEDYELWTIVNRGPLTPTKQNGENEIVSKDPSKFVAPNFRMMETNAKAKRILICGLGPDEYNRIFAFLNAKKI; encoded by the coding sequence ATGAGTGCTTCACTTGGAATTAACGAAGGACAATCAACTACTAGACCACCTCTGTTCAACATAAAATACTACAGTTGGTGGAAGGAAAGAATGGAGAATTTTCTAACAGCTGAGGACTATGAACTATGGACAATAGTGAATCGAGGACCACTGACTCCGACCAAACAAAATGGGGAAAATGAGATTGTTTCCAAAGACCCCTCTAAATTTGTGGCACCAAATTTCAGAATGATGGAGACGAATGCAAAGGCCAAGAGGATCCTCATCTGTGGACTTGGTCCTGATGAGTACAATAGGATATTTGCATTCTTAAATGCAAAGAAGATATGA
- the LOC138892647 gene encoding uncharacterized protein, with amino-acid sequence MVDFDVILGMYGLSPNHVILDSHAKIVTLTMLGLSRLEWRGSLVHIPSRVVSFLKAQRMVEKGCLVYLAFVRDMSEDTYTGASVPVVREFSDVFPVDLPSMPPDRDADFGIGLAPSTQPISIPLYRMTPA; translated from the coding sequence atggtggattttgatgtgattttgggcatgtATGGGTTATCTCCAAATCACGTTATTCTTGATTCTCATGCTAAAATAGTGACGTTGACTATGCTGGGGTTGTCGAGGTTAGAATGGAGAGGTTCTTTGGttcatattcctagcagggtagtgtcttttctgaaggctcaacggatggttgagaaggggtgcttggTGTACTTAGCCTTTGTTAGAGATATGAGTGAAGATACATACACGGGTGCTTCAGTCCCCGTGGTGAGGGAGTTTTCAGATGTGTTCCCTGTAGACCTACCAAGCATGCCACCTGATAGAGATGCCGATTTTGGTATTGGCTTGGCACCAagcactcagcctatatctatcccattaTATCGCATGACTCCAGCATAG